The genomic DNA ACATCCTTTCTCTACCCCAAATTTGTCTATGATGACTTGTTTCCACAAGGAATCTCTCTCTACAACAAATCACCAACTCTACTTCCCAAGTAAGGCTTTGTTTAGGGTCACAAGGTTGTGAATACCTAAGCCTCCTTGCCTCATATCAACACAAATTGAACTCCAATTCACCAAGTGCAATTTTTTCTCCAAGGCACCACCGCCCCACAAgaagtctctttgaatcttttcaagTCTTATACACACCTTCCGTGGAATGATAAAGAGAGAAAGTAAATTGGGAGACTTGAAAGAGTGCTCTTTATCAAAGTAAGTCTCTCCCCTTAGAGAGATGTTGCCTCTTCCACAAGGACAAACATTTTCTGAATCTCTCTTCCACTACATCCCACACCCTTGATGATTTGAAAGGGGCACCCAAGGGAAGACTCAAATAAGAAGTAGGAAGCTTCCCAACTCTACACCCCATCACCGAAACAATATTCTCTAAAGAATCAATCTTTCCTACAAGGATAGCCTCACTTTCATCCCTGTTCACTTTTAAACCAAAAATCGCCTCGAACCATAAGAACACCCAACTCTAGTATCTCAGCTACTCACTATTGGCCTCGCAAAATAATAGTGTGTCGTTAGCAAATAGAAGATGGAGTAGATCCCTTCTTATTCCACTACTACTTCCCACCTTAAACCTCTCGATGAAACCCCCACTTCTGGCTCTGAACAACAGCTAACTGAAAGCCTCCATGACTAAAATGAAGAGATAAAGAGATAATGAGTCACGTTGTCTCAAACTCCTAGTGCTACGAAAAAAGCCTGAAGGGGTTCCATTAAATAAAACTGAGAAATTAGTTATGGAGATGCACCACCTAATCCAATTAATCCATCTATGCCCAAACCTCATCTTGGACATAACTAACAGAAGGCAGTCCCAATTGTCATGATCAAACGCCTTCTCAATGTCTAATTTCAGAAGGAAACTAGAGAAATTACTTTCAACTTGGAGTGTATAGCTTCATTTGCAATGAACGCAACATCCAGAATCTGCTATCCTGAATAAAGGCATGCTAGAACTTTAAAACCACCTCTCCCACAGCTAGTTTTAGCCCATTTTCCAAGACTTTGGTGAGCAACTTGTAAAGACTCCCAACTAAACTGATTGATCTGAAATCTTTCAACTCTTCCACACCCCCCTTCCCCCTCTTTTTTGGGATCAAAACGAGAAAAATGGAGTTGAGACTCCTCTGAAAAGTGCCAAGGCGAAAAAAGTCACCAAAAAATGGTCATAATCTCGTATTTGGTAAATTCCCAGGAAAATTGCCAAAATGTCATGGTGAAGCCATCTATGCTAGGTGGTTTATCGTCGGAGAGGCTGCACAAGGCTTTGAACACTTCTTCTTCTGAGAAAGGCACCTCTAAACTTCTGGACTTTTTTGTCCCCATAACACGAAATTGTAAATCCCCAATTTGTTGTCTCCAATCTCATTTTCCAATAACAAAGTCCGATAAGCCCTACACACCCCAGACTTGATATCTTTCTCATCATTAAGAGTGACCCCATTAATTTTCACCTTGGATAAAAAATTCCTTCTCGCCCTAGCATAGGCCATCTTATGAAAAAACCTAGTATTCTTGTCTCCTTTCTTTAACCAGGTTTcccttgatttttgtctccaagaagTTTTTTCCATTAAAACATAATTCTTGTATTCCTCCAAATCCCCCATTTGAGCCTCTGCTTCCTTAAAAAACAAGGGATTAACACTCTCCTTAGAATCCGAGAATTGAATTCGAGAGAGAGCTTCTGATTTTCTAACAAAGACATTACAAAAAACTTCTTTATTCCATCTTCTTAGATCCTTTTTAATAGCTTTCAACTTCTCAACAAGGCAATGGTTGTTAGACCCTGCAACTGAGTACTTGGTCCACCACTCTCTCACTAGCTCTTTGAACCTGAACCCATCTGACAtgagccacatattctcaaagcGAATAGGAGTCTTGCCTTTTTTAACCCCTCCACCTTTCAAAGAAATGGTGCAATGATCAAAGACAATTATAGGGAGAGCACATTGAAAGACACCCGCACTCTAACTCCAAGAGATCCAAAGAATCAGGATGCCTCCTGAGGCACCCCTAACATCAATTGCACCTTAGTCCATAAACCTTCTAGCACCCAAGCTTTTCACCTCCTTTAACGACATCTCCTACACCtttgtttctaaaaaacaaaccaaatctGCCTTATGAGATCTAACCACTGACTTAATCATCCTCCTTTTCTCCTTGTCATTGAGCCCTCTAACATTCCAAGAGAGGATTTTGATCTTTATCAATTCACTAGAATCAGTTCCCAATTGTTCTTACCACTCCTATTCACAAGCACAGGCTCTCCATAGCTAACTGTGCAATTCGATCTCTTAAGTTTCCTTTTAGAGCACGATGTGGACACCGCTTTCTTCCTTCTCCCTCTACAAGGGGTCCCCCCCACTAGCcgtcttcttcaacttcttcaaaagtaaaacaattttttcttttcaccccTCATCCGGCATTCccaattaatattattattattattattattattttaattatgttgatgATAGTGTAGATTTGTTAATTCCTTTTTCCAGGAGGAAATGTAGATACCTGCCAAATGTAGGCGGAACTAAGAGAAATCCGTAAATGATGCATTATGTCATATTTCTGAAACAATAGTCGGAGAGAACAACCTATCAAGTGAAGTGGATTAGAGCCAAGTAATGGAAGCATATCAAGATATTTATGTTAAGCATTTTCTGTTTGCCTTTGCTATGGATATTCTGTCATAGATAAAGACACCCTGCACCACAGCTGGTAGGTCGGTGCCTATGTCACCTCCTTTTGGGTCTCTGCAGTCTGCCATAATCCCAGATAAATGCCTCACGCCTTTTAATTTTGCATGTACCATTTAAGTTGGTATTAGGGGCTCCTAGAGGTAGGAGATTAACTTTGCTTAAGAAGGCAGCCTGGGGATAGACAGTGTCTAAAAGGGAGCAGTGCCCTCTTATCAACAACAAAATGGATGGATATCTGAAAACAAATCACTAGGATTTTCTGGAAACCAATTTAGCCGCGCCCTTCTCCCTAAGATGCCCACCTTTTCTCTACTTTTGTACCAAAAAGAGATTCTGTTAAAGAAGGTTGGCTAGGCATGTAGGTTATCAGAATTTTATCTTCATACACAGATTTTCAGGAGGAATGGAATCTCTGATTATTCGCTGGATAGTGGGACACTGAAACAGCATTTCTTGATTCTCGTCAACTTTAAAATGCCTTTTCTAGGAACAACACTCGTTGCCAAGAGTCTCTGTGATCTGAAGCAAGTGTGGGAGCTGAAGCTCAGTCTGCAATGGCAAGCTTTGCTGTTGGCTTTTACGACCGGGAATTCAACAACAATGATGCCATTGCATATGGTCTCAGTCGTGATATTGTTGGCGTCTATGAAAAACCTCTTCATCTAATATTAGATGCAATATTTTATTATCCTCATCCTGTTTCAGACTCTGACTCTCCCCCTCAAGAGAGGTCTGGTTATGGTTCCATATTTTGGCCCCAAGAAGTGGAGGAGCATGATCTTACAAACAGACCAGCTTTGGGCGATGATGAGGAAAAGCAACAGCTTTACAATGGCGGTTCAAATTGGCTGAGTGAATATGACCCATCTATTTATCAATGCTGGGGAGAGGATTTCCAGTTTTGTGGACGGGGCACCGATGACAATGGGTATAGTGGTGGATTGGAGAAGACTGAGGACTCCTACCACGGTGGAGAAGAGTATGACAGCTACTACAAAGAGGTGGAAAAGCAGCCTGCTTATGATAATTACGGTCCTTGGTCTAGTTATGGGTCCTGGTTTGGATGTGGTGCAGAGGAAGATTTTTACGAATCTAACTGGCAAGAACCGAAACTCACACAAAGCTTTCCAGATGAATTGGGAATTTATCAAGGCATCTTTGGCTACCGGCCTTGTTTCTTCCAGAAAGACCAGAAAAACTATGGTGAACAGGAAGCTTACGACCATGGGAATCCATGGAAGGGAACTGCTGATTATCTTTTTGGAAATTCATTTAGGTGGTGAATCAGTGTACAAGGGAGCTAATGGAGATCTGAAGCACACCTCTCGAAACTGTACTGCAAGAACTCATGAGTCCAGGCATGATAAGTGATCATGTGTAAGGGTTGTTTCAACATGTGAATTTAGGGCCTCTACTTTATGAGGTTAGAGTGATGTTAACTGAttcctctctcttttttttttttactcgtATGCTTTTCCTCGTCTTCCAATAAATAAATCAGTTAAATGCATTTTCCAAGCATGTGATCACCGAGAGGACGCCTGGagattaaatcaataaaatcatgtACAATTACTAGTGTTCCTGTGGAATCAAAACTAATTATCAAATTCCACCAATCTCTATTTGTAATGCAAGCATCCCTATGGAAGTGACAGGTTCAACGCTGGTTGGTGTTATCATGGACCATGAACCATTTGGGTGATTGGCATGGGCCTTAAATCAATTAGCTTCCCACATATCATACCAGCTCTAAATCATTTAGACAACCCTCTACAATGAGGCAGACTAATTTTTTCCAGGATCTACATCCAGAAACTGCAAAATGCATAATAGCTTTTGGCTTTCTTTCAGAAGAGAGCTACCCCCTTATTTGTTGATGTCTGGTCGCGTGTTGTCCTCTTCTTCCAACGGAACAAAATTGGCCAGGCCCAACTTGCTGTACAAGTAGTAGGAGGTTGTGAAGCAACATAAGATGCCACTTATCATATTACAGTGCCAATTCATCCTCAATGTCATCACCATCTTCAAAAAGCTTCAGAAACCGAGCCTGATCTTGCTCCCTCTTCCTCTTTTGCCAGTACTTATACACAGCCACAACTGCTAAAACAGATACAATTGAAACCAAAGCACTGACCATTATCACTAGAACGAGATGCACTCCCTTTCCTCCATTATGTGAGCCAGTAGTGTGGTCAGAAGCTACAAAAACAAGGGAACATAATCAGACTAGATAAACATGTTTGAGTTCAAAAACAGAGTCATTGCAAATCAAAGGGTTAAAGAAAGTTTCAAGTCCTACACCCTCAAACCATTTAGAATGATCTAGAAGATGAATAGAATCATTCAGTTTAACAAAAACTGGAGGAACCAAGAAGAACAAACATCAAAGCATCTTAAGGTAGCACATGAATGTGAACTAAAAGCAGTATAATCTGAGAATATGCATCTTAAAATGGGGACTTACGGACTTAATTAAAAACTGGTGGCTGGGAGAGGATTTCAAGGTTCTTTTAGCTTTGTTCTTACCTCTAAATTCAAAGCCCTTGAAGGGAGATCTAAATGTTTGGAACAAAGAGGTGTTTGGGAATGCAACACCTTGGATGACAAGTACCTTAGATCAAATTGGTTTTTAGGATTCAAAGAAGAGGGAAGCTTTTCTCTCTGTCAAGGTTGAGACTAGAAGAGTGGCAGTCAAAGAAATATAATCGGTGGGCCTGTTTGAAAGAAACTGATGCAacaagcaagaaagaaaaaaaaaggatagaaTATGTCTAACCCAAGAAAGTCTAGAATCCACCAAAGGAATTCTCAAGAAGAGATTTCTATTAACTGAAAATTTAGAACAAAAGGCAAAAGATCTCTTTCCATCATTTTTCCCAATAACCCTTTAATGTCTTCACAACTTCcaacttttagaaaatgaaaactcaTAAATATCTAATATAAGTAACCAAGTACTACAAGTCTCAAGTTTCCTAGGTGATTTAGTTTCTGACACAGGACAGCTAGTCCCAAGAATATAGTCAAGTTTTCCTAggtaatttaaataatattctgAAACTTGTTTGACTATTTTCTTTGGACTAATTGTCCTGTGTCAAAAATTGCTTAGATATATAGAAGTCAAGAATTGTGGTTGGAGAATGGAGATAAGACAGATAAGAATactaattttttcacaaaatggaACATGTGCTTAAGAGAAGGAATAACATTGGCCAAATAACAGGGCATGGCGTAGGGCTCATGGAGGACTCTAAGATTAAGGAGGGGGTGTCAAAACTTCTTTCAAAgtcttttttctaatttgacAATTCAAACTTCAGGCTTCTATCCTTTCAAAGCCCGACCTCCCTAGAGTAAGAGTGTGTTTAATAGTATTTCTATTTGAAGTGTTTcctctaaaaatgtttttgggGGAATCACCATCAAATACTTATCTAGGAAgcactacaagtgatttttcaacttttaaaagggtttttaaaaattttccaaactcctgaattttcttaaaaaacgCTTTATGCTAGAAGTGCTATTTAAAAGCACTACCACATGGAGTCtaaatctctttgaattttctcaagcCTTAACTTGACTTCTCTTGAAATACTAaacaatgatataaaaatatggGCAAGTTGGATAATTTGTTCCAGATCAAAATAAGCCTTCCcttttaaagaaatattgtCTTTCCATATCAACAACCTTTTGTAAAACAACACTTCTATCTCATCCCAAACCGCCATTGATTTAAAAGGAGCGTCCAATGGAAGGCCCAGATAAGGAGATGGAAGCTCTCCTACCCTGCAACCCCATTCATGGGACAACTCCTCCCATGTTATCCACCCTTCCAATTGGAATCACCTCAttcttttttaagttaatttttagaCTTGAtgtggcttcaaaccacatcaaccAGTTTAAATAGATCAATTGATCTTGAGAAGTCTCACAAAAAGAAAGGGTGTCATTTGCAAACAACAAATAGGACACCACCTCCCCCTTGTCACCTCTCCACATGAAATGCAAGCATTTTTAGCAAATCCCCATTATCATTTTAATCATCATTTTCCTAAACTACTCCCAAGATGCTAGTGCTCATTCAAGGAACTGTCCTAAAGATCATTAAAGAAACTATCCCCAGACATTCAATTTAGCCATACAACTTCATGCTCATTTGTTTCTTAATGATACGTGCATTTAGATGTTCCAAAAATGGACAAGTCCATTTTGTACTCCTAATACATTTTATGACACAAAAACATTACCTCGATGGAGTTGTTATGCGAAATGAGGCAAAATTGACATATGATGGAATAAATCTCTCTTCACAAATTGCACAACAAATTTTCCAAGTTCCCCAAAAGCCCCCACACTGACCTACTAATATGACAAATCAGCTTTAGAATGCATTGTCTAGATTAATaacatgaattaaaataaattgacaCCAATGAATAGATATAAGAAGATACTAACCTTTTTGAAGAGGTATACACTCTGGACATAAAAATGTGGCATTGAATTCTTTGTTCTTGAAATGAACATATTTTCCATCAGAAGCTATAAAATCAGAAAGGCAGAACTCCCACTCATCGAACACATCATCTGATTTTATGCTGTCCTGTTCATAGAACCCACAGCGCTTGCATTTTTTAACTGCAATTTCTGTCAGAGGCTGAAAACATTTCACAATTACATTATTAGCTACTCCACAAAAGCAATGCTTAACTACTTCAGCTGAACTAAGCTTAAACAGTTAGAACATGGCAAACACATAAGCTCACATATAAATGAACACCTGCACAAAAGCATTTTCAAGCTTCTCAGTAAAAAGCTCGATGAACAAACTTTCACCACATTTCTATCCAATAAGTAGGTTCATTAACATTGCACTACGTATGGGTGCTTGGTGTGACAGTCATTGGGCagaaaaacatcatttttattaGTACATGTGTGGTTGAGAGATGCCGAAAGACCAACAAGCATATAGACCTTTTGCTCACAGCATGAGCCATGACATTGGTAAGGTCAATctccaaataaattaataaggcCAATCACACATCACAAATGTAGAGGAAATGattgccttttcttttctttttttttttttcttttttttttttctttttttcttttttgataggcaaatgaaGAGGAAATGATATAATCACTACTACTATGTCCAAGCTCACAAACCCCAAATTCAAGCCTTTGCAGGTCTCCAAATCAGTTTGAAGGTTCAGCAAATACCACAACAATAAATACCCCATCATGAAAAGCTATtcaatgaaaagaagaaaaatacaagCCTGGAAGACATCCATGATTTATCACTGCAGATGCCTATGCAAATGTCAGTTGTCGGGCTATCCCAATGAATGAAGCAAACTATGAGttctaattttttcaaaatattgaaagCAATCTTCCCCACAAAAATATAATAGGCAGAAGATATACAACTGCTCGCTAGTGATTTTCTATTTTGTGAAACCTGATGAGCATTCTCACTCTCCTTTGGTTTAGATTAAGACCTGTTTCAGCATATTTCCTAATTCTGCAAGAAGTTAGGTTATCTACATATACTCTAGGACTAGTTAGTCAAGAATCATGCTCTAAGTCTTGATAAGCATAGATTCAGGAAGCATCCAGTTACAGGAGGCAACATATATCTAGAAGCATGACAGCATGTTCTTCAGAGTTCGCTCAACTGGCAAAGGTCCTAAAATGCAAATTGTTTGTTCTTATGTAGGCTCCTTCTTTTGCAGACAGTTTCTATGACAGAGGTAGAAGTGAATTCTTCCAACTCTATTTGCTAGGAGCTTCTGGAACTTGGTTCAACTTAATTGCAAACTCATAACTAAAGAAGAACCACAAGTAGAGTATTTGGAGGAACTTCTTATTGGTCATGAGAATAGGATTCTTTAATTGCCCGCATGCATCATGGAGAAAACTAAAGTACCCATAAAAGCACTTCATGAAACTCATGTGCAGTTTTTACAAAGATAAGCtagaacaaaaatatatttctaaaagtGTAGCAAACTTCCCAGAGAAAAGGATCATTCTCTACAAACCTGCCAAGATTCTTCACCCTTAAAAGTATATAAGACATGTGTTTTCTTCACATCTGGTATAACTGTCATATTCTCTCCTtgacattgaaaataaaatgttggTTTTTCTAGCCACTCGTGGGTTTTAAAAATCTGAACAGAATCAAGTGTAACAATTGCAGAAGATATGAACCCTGAAAAGGAGAGATTGTCACCAAACAGTCAGACAATGAGTAAGAAGAACCTAAAACTTTCAGATAGAATTTACAAAAGCATTTAAAACTTAAGCATATAAGTTAATGTTATCAAGAAGGataaactttaaaaactttCTCAACACAAATTCTCCCCAAACAAGTTTTCTCGACATTAATAACCCAAAGAAAATTAGTTCACATACCTCAATTTTCACCAGAAGCTCAGGAAAATCACTATAGAGAATTAAATATCACAGAAGAAAGAATAAACACAGGTGCAATCCAATAGAGGGTCAATCCCAGTCTTGAAGTTATTGTTCAACATCATCAATATTGGTGGCGAAAGATTCTCACTTGCCtctaataacaataataaaaacaaaataacaagaagaagaacaacataAATAGCTTTCTCactattaaaaaatgtatatatatatgaaaaaaaaagagcaatCACATCAAGTTATGTTGATGCGACCTCCATCAACTCTCTTTTAGTCTTTTTGGGTGCCTACAAATATTCCCATTCTTGGAATTCTCAACTGAAACAAATTTCACTTATGCACAGGGGTATCCCGGACTTAGCTGTTTTTCCTAATATCTCCAAATCCTGAGTCCTAAACTTAGCCACTTGTTATTTCTTGGATACCATAGAAGTTCTAGCCTATGCCAACTGCAGAAGGTGCCaaagaatataatatatattttataatacataatataatagacatttatatttatatatttattttaatatttataaaaaaaatcaatttatataaaaatagaaggatacaaatataaaataaattggctAACTTTACCAATATATAGCAGTGGAATCTCTTTCCCTGTGGATGAATCTTAAATTAGCCACTCAAGGACACAAGTGTACCACTTTTATCACCACTTCCTTTTATCTCTTTAGCCATTACCTCTATCTTTCCCAATTAAACCTCACACTTTCCGAGCAAAGGGATGAACCATGGTCCCTGGACATTTTATCCAATTAAATGCTTGTGAAGTAATCAAATGCTCTGAGCACATACAAATGTAGCATATATtcttgtttacttatcaaaaaaacaaaaaagaaagagaccTTGACCCATATACGAAGAAGAGTTCTTGGAGGACAGATTGTAATAAAGGCTAAGCAATTCATCTAATAGTGTTTGCATGGAATAACCATGAGTATCACTGCCCACCCAAAACGCATAATGCTTCTTGCATAAGCGAAGAGTAACGTTTGTAGGTTTTTTGTCCACTGCATGCACAATTAACCAGTACCCAGCTTAAACAGTTATCCACCCACAGCTTGCCTATCAGTACTGGGGGATTATTTTCTTGATACTCTTTCTCTGGGTTATGCCCTTTATACAGTGTGCCCAGGCAGCATGGCTTGTTATTTAAATAACATACTTGTCTCTTAGGTGTCATTTTGCCCAAAACTCAGGGTCAAGCTCCATGGAGGTTCTCTTAGGACTGGGAGAAGAGCCATACAATACATAGCTCTGTATGCTAAAAGAGGTCAAGCCTCTGTATTTCTAACAGACACTCGCCTTTACTAAAAGTTGCTTTGTATAAAGTCACAAAGAGATCAAATTTGGAGGTAATTAAGATGATCATCAAGCTAGGTATTATGGTAAGCCCATGATTTCAATGAGAGTTTATAATTGTGTTCCTCCATATCGAGTTTATTAGGTGGATGCCACCAcgaaggggttttttttttcttttgatcattGTTAAACATGGACCAAAAAGGCTgacacataaaaaaatataattatgcaACACTGCCCTAGCTGCATGAATAATACAACAATTGATAGCCACGGCCCTATTGCCTAAACCGTTGGTACCATAGCTCCCAAATGTCTACCAGGTCATGTTCTCAGTATGGAATTTGTTTGTGCCATAGATGGATAGATAGATAGAGACCAAAACTCTTTTGCTTAAGAGTCTCGCCATCATTCATCTCCTCCAATCTCAACTCTCAAAAGCCCTAAAAACTAACATCAGTTCAATAAGAAACCGTAATTGAATCAAAAGTCCTTCGTTTCACACACTGCTAGtcaaaattatatcataatttcGGACGAATTTTTAAGCAACAGCTGAACTCAAATGAACAAGCGAATAAATAAATCGTTTGTTTCCCAAGACTTTTACCTGGAAAGCAGCTGAGGATGATCCAACagacaagaaaatgagaagaaacccTAAAATTGGACAGAAACCGAATCGGCGACATAGGGATTCTTTGATCGGTTGCAGAGAATATGGATGAAAAATTTGGGAAGATCTCTCTCGTTGATACTTGCGTCCAAAGAAATGACCGCCTTGCATCTCTTCTCTGCCACGCCGAAGCGTAGTTCGCACCCAAATAACGGCCACTTATTTGTCGCCACGTTACATGTGGGACCTACTTTTGGACACGTGATGCTTACATGGAGAGGGTCCGAATAGGACATGGGATCCACGTGGCAGCATCGTAACGGACTTAATGGTGTTGCTCGGGACGGAATTCTGATTCCATCCTCGTTGTTCTACGAGTCGCCGCATCAGAACCGTCTAGATTTTAGACTTTGAAGGATAGTCATCTTTGACTGCTGAAGAGGTTTACGTGTCGATCTGCCCTGCGATTCTACTTAATGGGGTCATCAAATATTGCAATAAAATCATTGAAATAACAAATTCGAGGCGGTCGAATAATAGGCATTATAAATAGATGTAAGAATTTCTCTATGGTGAATAAATTGTTATGTCAtccttattaatatatatttatattttcttaaagatgAAACTCATCCAAAATGCAAACTGTAGAGGAAAAAGGTCAATCATGTTGTTGtcacattaattttttatctagctatttttagatttttcctcaatttttatACCTTCTCATGAACGCAAGTGtcatttaaatcaaaatagtttataatataaaatattctttgGATCTTTATAATTGAATTCACGTTGAAATGATTTTCTATGTGTCAATAATACAAATCATTGTTTATGTTTATAGGAATAcaatcttgtttttatttattagaatacTTTGGATTGTGTTTGATATGATATGACTCTCCTTGTGAATACGTTTCGTCCGTGTTCATAAGAGTACAACTTAATTTGTGTTCATAAGTATATAATTCAATATCCATGTTCTC from Vitis riparia cultivar Riparia Gloire de Montpellier isolate 1030 chromosome 8, EGFV_Vit.rip_1.0, whole genome shotgun sequence includes the following:
- the LOC117920890 gene encoding uncharacterized protein LOC117920890 isoform X1; the protein is MSPIRFLSNFRVSSHFLVCWIILSCFPGFISSAIVTLDSVQIFKTHEWLEKPTFYFQCQGENMTVIPDVKKTHVLYTFKGEESWQPLTEIAVKKCKRCGFYEQDSIKSDDVFDEWEFCLSDFIASDGKYVHFKNKEFNATFLCPECIPLQKASDHTTGSHNGGKGVHLVLVIMVSALVSIVSVLAVVAVYKYWQKRKREQDQARFLKLFEDGDDIEDELAL
- the LOC117920890 gene encoding uncharacterized protein LOC117920890 isoform X2; the protein is MQGGHFFGRKYQRERSSQIFHPYSLQPIKESLCRRFGFCPILGFLLIFLSVGSSSAAFQPLTEIAVKKCKRCGFYEQDSIKSDDVFDEWEFCLSDFIASDGKYVHFKNKEFNATFLCPECIPLQKASDHTTGSHNGGKGVHLVLVIMVSALVSIVSVLAVVAVYKYWQKRKREQDQARFLKLFEDGDDIEDELAL
- the LOC117920890 gene encoding uncharacterized protein LOC117920890 isoform X3, whose product is MTVIPDVKKTHVLYTFKGEESWQPLTEIAVKKCKRCGFYEQDSIKSDDVFDEWEFCLSDFIASDGKYVHFKNKEFNATFLCPECIPLQKASDHTTGSHNGGKGVHLVLVIMVSALVSIVSVLAVVAVYKYWQKRKREQDQARFLKLFEDGDDIEDELAL